Below is a window of Sulfitobacter sp. SK012 DNA.
GGTGGCGGTGGCGGTGCCCCCGGTGGCGGCGCAGGCAAGCCCGGTGGCGGTCGTCGCAGGCGCAAGCCAGGCGGCGGTGGTAGTGCTGGCCAACAAGCGGCCTAATCCCAATAACTCGACATGAAAAAGGCGCGCCTTACGACAGGCGCGCCTTTTTTTATCATTTTTTCGAACCGCTTAGGTGTAGAGCGACGGCACGCCAAGCTGCGCGTGGATGTCATTCACACTCTTAGGCTTCATTCCGTAGCCTTGAGCGAGTTTGTGCAAGTATTGCGCCTCGTCCTGCGAATCGAGATCAATCGCGAGCACCGACATCATATAGATTTGCGGACCCATGCCGTTTGGCGTCTGATTAACCAACGCGTCGATGTCCATCGGAGCGGCCATCTGCTGTTTGACAAACGCGGCTTCCTGCGCGTCGACGTCACCCAGTTTGCTCAACAGCTTGTCGCGCTCCCCGTCATCGAATGTACCGTCCGATTTGGCAGCTTGGATCATCGCGGCCAGCATCAGGCCTGCAGTGGCTTCTTGCTCGCGTGACGGCTCAATCGCAGGCTCTGGTGTCTGGTCGAACTGCGAGTTCAAAACCGACCCAAACGACTGATCGTTGGTTTCTGGTGCACGGCGCATTGTCTCATCCGTGCCGGACAAAAGGCCACCTAGACCGCCTGCGCCAGCAGCGCCTGCAAGGCCGCCAAGCAACCCACCAAGGCCGCCGCCGCCACCAGCAGCGCCACCGCCACCAAGTTGTTCAAGCAAGCCGCCCAGACCGCCGGGCATACCCGCACTGCCGGCACCGCCGCCGCCGCCCAAAAGGCCGCCCAGCATGTCTTCAAGACCGCCGCCACCACCCGTGCTGCTGCGCGAAGCACCTGCGCTGCCACCTGCGGCACCGGCTAGACTACCCAATAGGCCGCCCAATCCGCCGCCTTGGCCTGCGCTCGACGTGCCCGCACTGCCGCCTTTGTTCATCATTGCCTTGGCCCCTTTGGCCACAGCCACACCAATTGCCACTTTGGCCAATGTATTCATCAAGCTCATATTTGAATTCCCCAGTTGTTTAATATCCGAAGACCAGCATGGCAGGTTTTTCGAAAAAACGCAGGGGGAAAGTTACTGATCCCACCTCAGAGCATTGACAGTGGGCACTCTCGCGCGCCTGTTCGCCCTATGGAACGTAAATCACAGATGGATATTTTTGGAGCGGCTTGCCTGATCGCATTTGCGCTGCATATGGCGTTCAATCAGGTCGTTGTCAAAGTCACGACGGGTGGGTTCAATCCGGTGTTTTCGGCCGGGATCCGGTCTGCAGGTGCTGGTTTTGTGCTGCTGCTTTGGATGTATTTTCGCGGCGTGCCGATGCGGATCCCGCGGGCAGCATGGGCAGGGGCGATCGCATCAGGTCTGCTGTTTACGTTGGAATTTGCGTGCCTATTTGTCGCGCTTGATAAGGGAGATGTCGGCCGGGTTTCGGTGATCCTTTATTCAATGCCGGTTTGGCTGGCGTTGGCGGCACATGTGCTGTTGCCTGGCGAGCGATTGTCAGGGCTGCGCATTG
It encodes the following:
- a CDS encoding DUF533 domain-containing protein, encoding MSLMNTLAKVAIGVAVAKGAKAMMNKGGSAGTSSAGQGGGLGGLLGSLAGAAGGSAGASRSSTGGGGGLEDMLGGLLGGGGGAGSAGMPGGLGGLLEQLGGGGAAGGGGGLGGLLGGLAGAAGAGGLGGLLSGTDETMRRAPETNDQSFGSVLNSQFDQTPEPAIEPSREQEATAGLMLAAMIQAAKSDGTFDDGERDKLLSKLGDVDAQEAAFVKQQMAAPMDIDALVNQTPNGMGPQIYMMSVLAIDLDSQDEAQYLHKLAQGYGMKPKSVNDIHAQLGVPSLYT